From Mucilaginibacter rubeus, a single genomic window includes:
- a CDS encoding RNA polymerase sigma-70 factor: MSDKIVMSDTVLISHLKADDEAALTMIYRRYWASLFKAAYNILKDRQACEDIIQELFIKLWDCRAEVQINVSLKAYLYASVRYGVYRQIRTGAPVRNEIFDDLIERLHTPATHNSIEHKELLLQINQVIDTLPEKCREVYKLSREECLSHKEIALQLNISTKTVENHLTKALRELRGSLSTVFIVEALMFLLDK; encoded by the coding sequence ATGTCTGATAAAATTGTGATGAGCGATACGGTGCTCATTAGCCACTTAAAGGCTGATGATGAAGCGGCGCTAACAATGATTTACAGGCGATATTGGGCTTCGCTTTTTAAGGCAGCATATAATATTCTGAAAGACAGGCAGGCCTGCGAAGATATCATCCAGGAGCTGTTTATAAAACTTTGGGATTGCCGTGCTGAAGTTCAGATCAACGTATCGTTAAAAGCCTATTTGTATGCATCGGTACGGTATGGTGTTTACAGGCAGATCCGGACAGGCGCACCCGTTAGAAACGAAATTTTTGATGATCTGATTGAACGCTTGCATACCCCTGCCACACACAACAGCATCGAACATAAAGAACTTTTATTGCAAATAAACCAGGTAATTGATACCCTGCCCGAAAAATGCCGGGAAGTGTACAAACTTAGCCGTGAAGAATGCCTGAGTCATAAAGAAATTGCGCTGCAACTAAATATCTCCACCAAAACCGTCGAAAATCACTTAACTAAAGCGCTTCGTGAGCTCCGAGGCTCTTTGAGTACTGTATTTATCGTGGAAGCGCTAATGTTTCTGTTGGATAAATAA
- a CDS encoding FecR family protein, with protein MVQKQEFLQLIDKYLTGQTTAAEKEQLLNFFESFQGDADEWDETVLGVKQELEDRMLGNIRQAIAEPVSNKSPKVVGLHFFRNVAAAVILLAVSGTAVYHWYHKHDQQQLTAQNKAVVKHDVDPGDNRAILTLANGTKLILDSAKIGLLSQTGNISVNKISDGQVVYSADKDQQNGPVAYNSISTPVGGQYQVVLPDGSKVWLNSASSLKFPTAFTGNEREVELTGEGYFEVARNKAKPFNVKVKDINVSVLGTHFNIMAYNDEAAVKTTLLEGLVRLTHGNVSGTLKPGQQGVINDKGIKIIDVDTDEAVAWKNGFFDFERVNIQDIMKQLSRWYGTEVIYEGKIPDDEFVGKIRRDVKLSQVLHILELSHVRFRIENKKIIVTP; from the coding sequence ATGGTGCAAAAGCAAGAATTTTTACAGCTGATAGATAAATACCTGACCGGGCAAACAACTGCCGCGGAGAAGGAGCAGCTGTTGAATTTTTTTGAAAGCTTTCAGGGCGATGCCGACGAGTGGGATGAAACAGTTCTTGGCGTTAAACAGGAACTGGAAGACCGTATGTTAGGCAATATCAGGCAAGCTATAGCCGAACCGGTATCTAACAAAAGCCCGAAAGTTGTAGGGCTTCACTTTTTCAGAAATGTAGCCGCTGCTGTAATACTATTGGCCGTATCAGGTACCGCTGTTTATCACTGGTATCATAAACATGATCAGCAGCAATTGACGGCGCAAAATAAAGCGGTTGTAAAACACGATGTGGATCCTGGTGATAACAGGGCTATTTTAACCCTGGCCAACGGTACCAAACTGATATTGGATTCGGCAAAGATTGGTTTGTTGAGCCAGACGGGCAACATCAGCGTAAATAAAATCAGTGATGGCCAGGTAGTTTATTCTGCCGATAAGGATCAGCAAAACGGACCTGTTGCTTATAACTCTATCAGCACCCCTGTAGGAGGCCAGTACCAGGTTGTACTGCCCGATGGTTCAAAGGTTTGGCTTAATTCGGCCTCTTCCCTGAAGTTTCCCACAGCGTTTACCGGTAACGAACGTGAAGTAGAACTTACCGGCGAAGGTTATTTTGAAGTGGCCAGAAATAAAGCAAAACCTTTTAATGTGAAGGTTAAAGATATTAACGTATCTGTATTGGGTACCCATTTTAACATCATGGCCTACAATGACGAGGCCGCGGTTAAAACTACGCTGCTTGAAGGCCTGGTGCGTTTAACGCATGGCAATGTAAGTGGTACGCTTAAACCCGGTCAGCAGGGTGTTATAAATGATAAAGGCATTAAAATTATTGATGTTGATACCGACGAAGCGGTAGCCTGGAAAAATGGCTTTTTTGACTTTGAGCGGGTAAACATACAAGATATTATGAAGCAGCTTTCGAGGTGGTATGGTACCGAAGTAATTTACGAAGGTAAAATACCTGATGATGAGTTTGTAGGTAAGATCAGGAGGGATGTAAAACTATCGCAGGTGTTGCATATCCTTGAATTAAGCCACGTGCGTTTTAGGATCGAGAACAAAAAGATAATTGTTACCCCTTAA
- a CDS encoding FHA domain-containing protein has translation MAFSLFKRSGEKQPWDVKSLREAILRFIKESLQKIEGGEGGHIKELKLYIAADTEDKPIYEGAVYVHDKQLFKNEVQKIADDFAINLPSDWTLDVEFTEQFPTDAKRMHDLDVAFVMNTRKQVAHNAASFTAYLRILSGEAEKEEYQIKAADPKLNIGRDKKAVTENGSFRLNQLVFPGESRDESNKYISRQHAHIEWDNESERFMIFADEGGVPPRNKTKIHIAADGKMIKLNSTQIGHPLSEGDQVILGESAVFLYSTVAS, from the coding sequence ATGGCATTTAGTTTATTTAAAAGAAGCGGCGAAAAGCAACCCTGGGATGTAAAAAGCTTACGTGAAGCGATATTGCGCTTCATTAAAGAATCCTTACAGAAGATAGAAGGTGGGGAAGGTGGCCATATTAAAGAGCTGAAGCTTTATATAGCTGCCGATACTGAGGATAAACCTATTTATGAAGGGGCGGTTTATGTACATGATAAACAGCTGTTCAAAAACGAGGTGCAAAAAATAGCCGACGATTTTGCTATCAATCTACCATCCGACTGGACGCTTGATGTTGAATTTACAGAACAGTTTCCTACAGATGCCAAACGAATGCACGACCTGGATGTGGCCTTTGTCATGAATACCCGTAAGCAGGTTGCCCATAATGCAGCCTCCTTTACCGCTTATTTGCGCATCCTGAGCGGCGAGGCCGAAAAAGAAGAATACCAGATCAAAGCTGCCGACCCTAAGCTCAACATCGGTCGGGATAAAAAGGCCGTGACCGAAAATGGTTCGTTCAGGCTAAATCAATTGGTTTTTCCTGGTGAGAGCCGGGACGAAAGCAACAAATACATCAGCAGGCAGCACGCTCACATTGAATGGGATAATGAAAGCGAACGTTTCATGATCTTCGCCGATGAGGGCGGGGTTCCTCCACGCAACAAAACCAAGATTCATATAGCCGCTGATGGCAAAATGATCAAGCTTAATTCAACCCAGATAGGCCACCCGCTTAGTGAAGGCGATCAGGTTATATTGGGTGAATCGGCGGTGTTTTTGTATAGTACGGTGGCGTCTTAA
- a CDS encoding alpha/beta hydrolase codes for MYRHTKQVVSAGVPAEQADKAIIMLHGRGASANSIISLKDHLELDGYAIFAPQANEHSWYPYSFMAPVQNNQPALDSALEVIGELVEDIKQKGIAQENIYFLGFSQGACLTLEYITRNAGSYGGAIAFTGGLIGEQLVKENYKGDFNNTPILVTTGDPDPHVPVSRVNDSVEILKTLNADVTLKIYKGRQHTISHEELVLANEILKN; via the coding sequence ATGTACAGGCACACAAAACAGGTTGTTTCGGCGGGAGTTCCCGCCGAGCAGGCCGATAAAGCCATCATTATGCTACATGGTCGCGGAGCATCGGCAAACAGTATAATCTCGCTTAAAGACCATCTTGAACTGGATGGTTACGCCATCTTTGCTCCACAGGCTAATGAACATAGCTGGTATCCTTACAGTTTTATGGCTCCGGTTCAGAATAACCAGCCTGCATTGGATTCGGCCCTTGAGGTAATTGGCGAGTTGGTTGAGGATATTAAACAAAAAGGAATAGCGCAGGAAAATATTTATTTCCTTGGTTTTTCGCAGGGAGCTTGTTTAACGCTTGAATACATTACCCGTAACGCGGGCAGCTATGGCGGAGCAATCGCTTTTACAGGAGGATTGATAGGAGAGCAGTTAGTTAAAGAAAACTATAAAGGCGATTTTAATAATACCCCAATACTTGTTACCACCGGCGATCCGGACCCACACGTACCTGTGAGCAGGGTTAATGATAGCGTTGAAATATTAAAAACTTTAAACGCGGATGTTACCCTTAAAATTTATAAAGGCCGCCAGCATACTATCTCACACGAAGAATTAGTATTGGCAAATGAGATATTGAAGAATTGA
- a CDS encoding ring-cleaving dioxygenase, with the protein MENTINGIHHITAIAGNAKKNYDFYTRILGLRLVKKTVNFDDPGTYHLYYGDGNGTPGSILTFFPWEGITSGRRGARQVTEIGYSVPEGSLDFWLKRFEDNNVIYNKPAEKFGEQYLTFLDPDGLKFELIVPKTADNRKPWETAEVTAANATKGFHSITITSNKIEATAKILTDVLGYRLLEQHVNRYRFITDAVENAAIVDLVEVAGEVAGHVAGGSVHHVAFRVPNEKVLMEYREKIANLGLHITDKIDRNYFYSLYFREPGGVLFEIATDNPGFAVDEPVELLGTGLKLPAQYENLRGELEKALPSLV; encoded by the coding sequence ATGGAAAACACTATAAACGGCATTCACCACATCACTGCAATTGCAGGTAATGCCAAAAAAAACTATGATTTTTATACCCGTATATTAGGCTTAAGGTTGGTTAAAAAAACCGTAAATTTTGATGATCCCGGTACATATCACTTATACTATGGTGATGGAAACGGTACTCCCGGCTCTATCCTTACTTTCTTCCCCTGGGAAGGTATAACAAGCGGTCGTCGTGGTGCGAGGCAGGTAACCGAAATTGGTTATTCAGTACCGGAAGGAAGTCTTGATTTCTGGTTGAAAAGGTTTGAAGACAACAACGTAATCTATAACAAACCGGCTGAAAAATTTGGCGAACAGTATCTTACTTTCCTGGATCCCGATGGTTTGAAATTTGAGCTCATCGTACCAAAAACAGCCGATAACCGCAAACCCTGGGAAACAGCCGAAGTAACCGCTGCTAACGCTACAAAAGGTTTTCACAGCATCACTATAACATCAAACAAAATTGAGGCGACTGCCAAAATATTAACCGATGTATTAGGCTACCGTTTGTTAGAGCAACACGTTAACCGCTACAGGTTTATTACCGATGCTGTTGAAAATGCAGCAATTGTTGATCTGGTTGAAGTTGCCGGAGAAGTTGCCGGTCATGTAGCCGGTGGCTCTGTTCACCACGTTGCATTCCGTGTACCTAACGAAAAAGTGCTGATGGAATACCGTGAAAAGATAGCCAACCTTGGTTTGCATATCACCGACAAAATAGACAGGAACTATTTCTATTCACTATACTTCCGCGAACCAGGCGGTGTTTTGTTTGAAATTGCGACTGATAACCCAGGCTTCGCGGTTGACGAACCGGTGGAATTATTGGGTACAGGTTTAAAATTGCCTGCACAGTATGAAAACCTGCGCGGCGAGTTAGAAAAAGCATTACCATCATTAGTTTAA